Proteins encoded together in one Telopea speciosissima isolate NSW1024214 ecotype Mountain lineage chromosome 6, Tspe_v1, whole genome shotgun sequence window:
- the LOC122663824 gene encoding pentatricopeptide repeat-containing protein At5g08305-like, which produces MVKLSSFNGSPNLNHCLTSFLNRCNSMLELKQIHALIITFGFSEDEFFMSRVLSFSAVSDSGDIHYSNQVFRQLSNPTIFNWNTIIRGYSRSKNPNRSISIFIEMLRAGVSPDHLTFPFLAKASARLSSLQHGVAVHNCIAKTGFEFDRFVRNSLIHMYASCGEIISARQLFDEMPQKNLVSWNAMVDGYAKCGDLVAARETFELMSERDVVSWSSLIDAYVKSGDHREALSLFEKMQLLGPKANEVTMVSVLCACAHLGALEQGRMMHHYVNDSALPLSLALRTSLVDMYAKCGAIDEALAVFHGLPVDQTDVLIWNAMIGGLATHGLVKESLELFKLMQSWEISPDEITYLCLLSACAHGGLVEEAWHFFNSLSTHGMTPKSEHFACMVDVLGRAGRLDKAFQFLDKMPVEPTASTLGALLSGCRMHGRLDLAEEVGRKLIELEPDHDGRYIGLSNIYAVARRWDDARTLREAMEKRGVKKSPGCSFVEVGRTLHKFIAHDKAHPESVEIYLMLNNIAELMKLDGDNQTQENYTCKTGENG; this is translated from the coding sequence ATGGTGAAACTCTCGTCATTTAATGGGAGCCCCAATCTAAACCACTGTTTAACCTCCTTTCTGAACCGATGCAATTCAATGTTAGAATTGAAGCAAATCCATGCTTTAATCATCACTTTTGGCTTCTCAGAAGATGAGTTTTTCATGTCGAGGGTCCTTTCTTTCTCTGCGGTCTCTGATTCTGGTGACATCCATTACTCCAATCAGGTCTTTCGTCAGCTTTCCAATCCAACCATCTTCAATTGGAATACCATTATAAGGGGTTATTCAAGAAGCAAGAATCCAAATCGGTCTATCTCCATTTTTATTGAAATGTTGAGGGCTGGAGTTTCACCTGATCATCTAACTTTCCCCTTTCTAGCAAAGGCATCGGCCCGCTTGTCATCACTGCAGCATGGTGTGGCAGTACATAATTGCATTGCTAAGACTGGGTTTGAGTTTGATCGGTTTGTTCGGAATTCTTTGATTCATATGTATGCTTCCTGTGGGGAAATAATTTCTGCGCGGCAgttgtttgatgaaatgccacAAAAGAACTTGGTCTCATGGAATGCCATGGTTGATGGATATGCAAAGTGTGGTGATTTGGTTGCTGCCCGGGAAACCTTTGAATTGATGTCTGAACGGGATGTTGTATCTTGGAGCTCTTTGATTGATGCGTATGTCAAGAGTGGGGACCATAGGGAGGCCTTAAGTCTCTTTGAAAAAATGCAGCTTCTAGGGCCAAAAGCCAATGAAGTTACCATGGTGAGCGTGTTGTGTGCTTGTGCCCATTTAGGTGCTCTTGAACAGGGGAGAATGATGCACCATTATGTGAATGATAGTGCATTGCCTTTGAGTCTGGCTCTGCGGACTTCCCTGGTGGACATGTATGCAAAGTGTGGCGCCATTGATGAGGCTCTGGCAGTTTTCCATGGGTTACCAGTGGACCAGACAGATGTATTAATTTGGAATGCGATGATTGGAGGACTTGCTACACATGGATTGGTTAAAGAGTCGTTGGAATTGTTTAAATTGATGCAGTCTTGGGAGATCTCCCCAGACGAGATCACTTATCTATGCTTGTTGAGTGCATGTGCTCATGGAGGGTTAGTGGAGGAAGCTTGGCACTTCTTCAATTCACTTAGTACTCATGGCATGACACCTAAGAGTGAGCATTTTGCTTGCATGGTGGATGTTCTTGGGCGTGCAGGTCGATTAGATAAGGCATTCCAGTTTTTGGATAAAATGCCTGTGGAACCAACTGCTTCCACTTTGGGTGCTCTACTTAGCGGATGTAGGATGCATGGAAGGTTGGATCTTGcagaagaagttggaaggaaGCTCATTGAATTGGAGCCGGATCACGATGGTCGATATATTGGTTTGTCAAATATCTATGCAGTTGCCAGGCGATGGGATGATGCTAGAACATTGAGAGAAGCCATGGAGAAAAGGGGCGTTAAAAAGTCCCCAGGATGTAGCTTTGTTGAGGTTGGGAGGACTCTTCATAAGTTCATTGCTCATGATAAAGCACATCCTGAATCAGTAGAAATATATTTGATGTTGAATAATATTGCTGAACTGATGAAATTGGATGGTGATAATCAAACTCAAGAAAATTATACTTGCAAAACTGGAGAAAATGGATGA
- the LOC122663581 gene encoding potassium transporter 4-like has product METETPTWTHHRTCKFSWKCLFKNRNLILAYQSLGVVYGDLSVSPLYVYSSTFKGKLQNHQNEDAIFGVFSLIFWTLTLIPLIKYVFILLIADDNGEGGTFALYSLLCRHANLSLIPNRQAEDEELSTYNYGPPTSITVSSPLKGFLEKHEKLRIALLLVVLFGACMVIGDGVLTPAISVLSAAAGLQYNDGKLNNGEVLVLACVILVCLFALQHYGTHKVGFLFAPIVIIWLVSIFISGLYNTLYWNPMVFSALSPYYIVKFFRETGKEGWISLGGILLSITGAEAMFADLGHFTASSIRLAFVFTIYPCLVVQYMGQAAFLSKNLSSLPRSFYPSIPDSIYWPMFVIATLAAIVGSQAVITATFSIIKQCHALGCFPRIKIVHTSKQIYGRIYIPEINWIMMIICLAITIGFKDTTLIGNAYGIACMSVMFITTFLMALVIIFVWKRSILLAAAFLLFFWFIEGVYLSAAFIKVYQGGWVPLVLSSIFMALMYVWHYGTRQKYEFEVHNKVSMKWLLSLTHCLGVARVPGIGFIYSDLASGVPAIFSHFITNFPAFHEVLVFVCVKSVLVPYVSPEERYLVGRICPRPYKMYRCIVRYGYKDIQQDNGDSSFENQIIQSIAEFIRIEEQFSSSEINSESSFVDERVSIISNRASPLSLTWIDSSDQQVDTIQSSTSLNTSSSIRLAYEDENPSIPRRQVRFQLQTNPSMSSSMREELMDLIQAKEAGITYIMGHSYVKAHRSSSFLKKLAINIGYSFLRQNCRDSSWVLDVPHISLIQVGMIYYV; this is encoded by the exons ATGGAAACTGAAACTCCAACTTGGACTCATCATCGAACTTGTAAG TTCTCATGGAAGTGTCTCTTCAAGAATAGGAACTTGATATTAGCATACCAAAGCCTTGGTGTGGTTTATGGAGACTTAAGTGTTTCACCTCTCTATGTTTACTCCAGCACATTTAAAGGGAAGTTACAGAATCATCAAAATGAAGATGCAATATTTGGagtattttctttgattttttggacCCTTACATTGATACCCTTGATCAAGTATGTCTTCATACTATTGATTGCTGATGACAATGGCGAAG GTGGAACGTTTGCTCTTTATTCCTTGCTTTGTAGGCATGCAAATCTTAGTTTAATTCCAAATCGACAAGCAGAAGATGAGGAACTCTCTACATACAATTATGGGCCTCCAACAAGCATTACAGTTTCCTCTCCATTGAAGGGATTCCTTGAGAAGCATGAAAAGCTACGCATAGCCCTCCTTCTTGTGGTATTATTTGGTGCATGCATGGTCATTGGTGATGGTGTCCTCACCCCAGCAATATCAG TACTTTCTGCCGCAGCTGGGTTGCAATATAATGACGGGAAACTAAATAATG GAGAAGTACTGGTGCTTGCTTGTGTAATATTGGTGTGCTTATTTGCTTTACAACATTATGGAACCCATAAGGTTGGTTTCCTTTTCGCACCCATTGTTATTATCTGGTTGGTATCTATATTCATCAGTGGTCTATACAACACATTATATTGGAACCCTATGGTCTTCTCTGCACTATCTCCATATTATATTGTCAAGTTCTTTAGAGAAACAGGCAAGGAAGGTTGGATTTCTCTTGGAGGCATTCTTCTTTCAATAACAG GTGCAGAGGCCATGTTTGCAGATTTAGGGCACTTCACTGCCTCATCAATAAGG CTTGCCTTTGTATTCACTATATACCCATGTTTAGTTGTACAGTACATGGGTCAGGCTGCCTTTCTGTCCAAAAATCTCTCTTCTTTACCTCGGAGTTTCTATCCATCCATACCAG ATAGCATATACTGGCCTATGTTCGTGATTGCAACccttgcagccattgttggtaGTCAGGCAGTTATCACAGCTACCTTCTCAATCATCAAACAATGCCATGCTCTTGGATGCTTTCCAAGGATCAAGATTGTTCACACTTCTAAACAAATATATGGTCGAATCTATATCCCTGAAATAAATTGGATTATGATGATCATTTGTCTTGCTATTACCATTGGATTCAAGGACACAACTTTGATTGGAAATGCTTATG GGATTGCTTGCATGTCAGTAATGTTCATTACAACATTTCTAATGGCACTAGTTATAATCTTCGTCTGGAAAAGAAGCATCTTGTTGGCTGCAGCTTTTCTCCTATTCTTCTGGTTCATTGAAGGTGTCTACTTATCAGCAGCATTCATTAAAGTGTATCAAGGAGGATGGGTTCCTCTTGTGCTCTCATCCATCTTCATGGCCCTCATGTATGTCTGGCACTATGGAACTCGTCAAAAGTATGAATTTGAGGTACACAACAAGGTCTCTATGAAATGGCTACTGAGTCTTACCCATTGCCTTGGGGTTGCTCGAGTTCCTGGAATCGGTTTCATCTATTCTGATTTGGCCAGTGGGGTCCCTGCCATTTTCTCTCACTTCATCACCAATTTCCCAGCATTTCATGAGGTTCTGGTATTTGTTTGTGTGAAATCAGTGCTTGTCCCCTATGTGTCACCTGAGGAACGCTACCTTGTTGGTAGGATCTGTCCAAGACCATACAAGATGTATCGATGCATTGTAAGGTATGGGTACAAGGACATTCAACAGGATAATGGTGACAGCAGTTTTGAGAACCAAATAATCCAGAGCATTGCAGAGTTCATACGAATAGAAGAGCAGTTCTCAAGCTCTGAGATTAATTCTGAGAGTTCATTTGTTGATGAGAGAGTGTCCATCATAAGCAATAGAGCTTCCCCATTAAGCTTGACCTGGATAGATTCTTCTGATCAGCAAGTGGATACAATCCAAAGTAGTACATCATTAAACACTTCCTCAAGTATCAGATTGGCCTATGAGGATGAGAACCCATCAATCCCGAGGCGTCAAGTCCGGTTCCAATTGCAAACCAATCCAAGCATGAGTTCTTCAATGAGAGAAGAACTGATGGATTTGATCCAAGCAAAAGAAGCAGGGATTACATATATAATGGGACACTCATATGTAAAGGCCCACAGGTCGTCTTCATTTCTGAAGAAATTAGCGATCAATATCGGGTATTCATTTCTTCGGCAGAACTGTAGAGACTCCAGTTGGGTGCTTGACGTTCCTCACATAAGCCTCATTCAAGTTGGCATGATCTACTATGTGTAG
- the LOC122663582 gene encoding multifunctional methyltransferase subunit TRM112 homolog A-like, whose protein sequence is MRLLTHNMLSSNIKGVMNGFPLRLEVEKSVSKEVEFNSDFLRNMFPKIEWKALVDAARSMGYAELPEEAPESSMLESEEFLMKFHHALLELHLEEGALICPETGRRFPVNKGIPNMLLHEDEV, encoded by the coding sequence ATGAGGCTTTTGACACATAACATGCTGTCCAGCAACATCAAGGGCGTGATGAATGGGTTCCCACTGCGTCTTGAAGTGGAGAAATCAGTATCAAAAGAGGTCGAATTTAACTCAGATTTCCTAAGAAACATGTTCCCAAAGATTGAATGGAAGGCACTTGTCGATGCCGCTCGATCGATGGGCTATGCAGAACTACCCGAAGAGGCACCCGAGTCATCGATGCTTGAATCGGAGGAGTTCCTCATGAAGTTCCACCATGCCCTCCTTGAGCTCCACCTTGAAGAAGGTGCCCTCATCTGTCCTGAGACTGGTCGGCGTTTCCCTGTCAACAAGGGTATCCCAAACATGCTCCTCCATGAAGATGAGGTCTGA